From the Pseudorca crassidens isolate mPseCra1 chromosome 18, mPseCra1.hap1, whole genome shotgun sequence genome, one window contains:
- the PCDH20 gene encoding protocadherin-20 translates to MRGRGDARSSRALPVSWRPATWHPRLDMGRLSRSRSSTSHRNLPHLLLFFLFVGPFNCLASYSRATELLYSLNEGLPAGVLIGSLAEDLRLVHGAGRQDPQSQPPEHSGAERNPPLSFSLASQGLSGQYVILDNRSGELHTSAQEIDREALCLEGGGGAAWRGSISISSSPSADSCLLLLDVLVLPQEYFRFVKVKIAIRDINDNAPQFPVSEISVWVPENAPVNTRLAIEHPAMDRDIGTNGVQTYRLLDYHRMFTLDVEENENGERTPYLIVMGLLDRETQDQYVSIIIAEDGGSPPLLGSATLTIGISDINDNCPLFTDSQINATVYGNATVGTPIAAVQAVDRDLGNNAQVTYSYSQKVPQVSKDLFHLDENTGVIKLFSKIGGSVLQTHKLTILANGPGCIPAMITALVTIIKVIFRPPEIVPRYIANEIDGIVYLKELEPVKTPIAFFTIRDPEGKYKVNCYLDGEGPFRLSPYKPYSNEYLLETTKPMDYELQQFYEIAVVAWNSEGFHVKKMIKVQLLDDNDNAPIFLQPLVELTIEENNSPNAFLTKLDATDADSGERGQISYFLGPDAPSYFSLDSVTGVLTVSTQLDREEKEKYKYTVRAVDSGKPPKESVATVAITVLDKNDNSPRFINKDFSFFVPENFPGYGEIGIISVTDADAGQNGWVALSVVNQSDIFVIDTGKGTLRAKVSLDREQQSSYTLWVEAVDGGEPPLSSTTKITILLLDINDNPPLVLFPQSNMSYLLVLPSTLPGSPVTEVYAIDKDTGMNAVIAYSIIGRRGPRPESFRIDPKTGNITLEEALLQTDYGLHRLLVKVSDHGYPEPLHSTVMVNLFVNDTVSNESYIESLLRKEPEINIEEKEPQISIEPTHRKVEPVSCMPTLVALSVISLGSITLVTGMGIYLCLRGKRHHREDENLGVQIPLKGKIDLHMRERKPMDISNI, encoded by the exons ATGCGCGGCCGAGGGGATGCGCGCAGCTCGCGGGCCCTGCCAGTGAGCTGGCGCCCGGCGACCTGGCACCCGCGCCTGGATATGGGGCGTCTAAGTCGTTCCAGGAGCAGCACCAGCCACAGAAACCTACCG CATCTGCTTCTGTTTTTCCTCTTCGTGGGACCCTTCAACTGCCTGGCGAGTTACAGCCGGGCCACGGAGCTTCTGTACAGCCTGAACGAGGGACTGCCCGCGGGGGTGCTCATCGGCAGCCTGGCCGAGGACCTGCGGCTGGTGCACGGAGCAGGGAGGCAGGACCCGCAGTCGCAGCCCCCGGAGCACAGCGGCGCCGAGCGGAACCCTCCTCTCTCCTTCAGCCTGGCCTCCCAGGGACTGAGTGGCCAGTACGTGATCCTAGACAATCGCTCCGGAGAGCTGCACACGTCTGCCCAGGAGATCGACAGGGAGGCCCTGTGTCTTGAAGGAGGTGGAGGGGCTGCCTGGCGGGGCAGCATTTCCATCTCCTCTTCGCCTTCCGCTGACTCTTGTCTTTTGCTTCTGGACGTACTGGTCCTGCCTCAGGAATACTTTAGGTTTGTGAAGGTGAAAATCGCTATCCGGGACATCAATGACAATGCCCCACAGTTCCCTGTTTCCGAAATATCGGTTTGGGTCCCAGAAAATGCACCTGTAAACACCCGGCTGGCCATAGAGCATCCTGCCATGGACCGAGATATAGGCACTAACGGAGTTCAGACCTACCGCTTGCTGGACTATCATCGTATGTTCACCCTGGACGTGGAGGAGAATGAGAATGGGGAGCGAACCCCCTACCTAATTGTCATGGGACTGTTGGACAGGGAGACCCAGGACCAGTATGTGAGCATCATCATAGCTGAGGATGGTGGGTCTCCACCACTGTTGGGCAGTGCCACCCTCACCATTGGCATAAGTGACATTAATGACAATTGCCCTCTCTTCACAGACTCACAAATCAATGCCACTGTGTATGGGAATGCTACAGTGGGCACACCGATTGCAGCTGTCCAGGCTGTGGACAGAGACTTGGGAAACAATGCTCAGGTCACCTACTCTTATAGCCAGAAAGTTCCACAAGTATCCAAGGATTTATTCCATCTGGATGAAAACACTGGAGTCATTAAACTTTTCAGTAAGATTGGGGGAAGTGTTCTGCAAACACACAAGCTCACCATTCTTGCTAATGGGCCAGGCTGCATCCCTGCTATGATAACTGCCCTGGTGACCATTATCAAAGTCATTTTCAGACCACCTGAAATTGTCCCTCGTTATATAGCGAATGAGATAGATGGTATTGTTTACCTGAAAGAACTGGAACCTGTTAAAACTCCAATTGCATTTTTCACCATAAGAGATCCAGAAGGTAAATACAAGGTGAACTGCTACTTGGATGGTGAAGGACCATTTAGGTTATCACCCTACAAACCATACAGTAATGAATATCTGCTAGAAACCACAAAACCTATGGATTATGAGCTACAGCAGTTCTATGAAATAGCTGTGGTAGCCTGGAACTCTGAGGGATTTCATGtcaaaaaaatgattaaagtgcAACTTTTAGATGACAATGATAATGCTCCTATTTTCCTTCAACCCTTGGTGGAACTAACCATTGAAGAAAACAACTCACCCAATGCCTTTTTGACTAAGCTAGATGCTACAGATGCTGACAGTGGAGAGAGGGGACAAATTTCATATTTTCTGGGACCTGATGCTCCATCATACTTTTCCTTAGACAGTGTCACAGGAGTTCTGACAGTTTCTACTCAGCTGGAtcgagaagagaaagaaaagtacaagTACACAGTCAGAGCTGTTGACTCTGGGAAGCCACCCAAAGAATCAGTAGCCACCGTGGCTATCACAGTGTTGGATAAAAATGACAACAGTCCTAGGTTCATCAACAAGGACTTCAGCTTCTTTGTGCCAGAAAACTTTCCAGGATATGGTGAAATTGGAATAATTAGTGTAACAGATGCCGATGCTGGGCAAAATGGATGGGTTGCCCTCTCTGTGGTGAACCAGAGTGATATTTTTGTCATAGACACAGGAAAGGGCACACTGAGAGCCAAAGTCTCTTTGGACAGAGAGCAGCAAAGCTCCTATACTTTGTGGGTTGAAGCTGTTGATGGAGGTGAGCCTCCCCTCTCCTCTACCACAAAAATCACAATTCTCCTTCTAGATATCAATGACAACCCACCTCTTGTTTTATTTCCTCAATCTAACATGTCTTACTTGTTGGTTTTACCTTCTACTCTCCCTGGCTCCCCAGTTACAGAGGTCTATGCAATTGACAAAGACACAGGCATGAATGCTGTCATAGCTTACAGCATCATAGGGAGAAGAGGTCCTAGGCCTGAGTCATTTAGGATTGACCCTAAAACTGGCAACATTACTTTGGAAGAGGCATTGCTGCAGACAGATTATGGGCTCCATCGTTTACTGGTGAAAGTGAGTGATCATGGTTATCCCGAACCTCTCCATTCCACGGTCATGGTGAACCTATTTGTCAATGACACTGTCAGTAATGAGAGCTACATTGAGAGTCTTTTAAGAAAGGAACCAGAAATTAACATAGAGGAGAAAGAACCACAGATCTCCATAGAACCGACTCATAGGAAAGTTGAGCCTGTGTCTTGTATGCCCACCTTAGTAGCTCTGTCTGTAATAAGCTTGGGTTCTATCACTCTCGTAACAGGGATGGGCATATACCTCTGTTTGAGAGGGAAAAGGCATCACAGGGAGGATGAAAATTTGGGAGTACAAAttccattaaaaggaaaaattgacttGCATATGAGAGAGAGGAAACCAATGGATATTtctaatatttga